GCCTGTCATATTAATTACAAATGATGATGGCATAACGGCTCCGGGTATCAGAAATTTAGTAGAAGCAGTGAAAGGATTGGGAAAAATTGTAGTAGTAGCGCCCGATAAGGCGCAAAGTGGCATGGGGCATGCTATTACTATTGGCCAACCTTTGCGTATGAATAAGGTTGAATTGTTTGATGACATTGAAGCGTGGCAAACCAGCGGTACTCCTGTTGATTGTGTAAAGCTGGCAGTTGATAAAATATTACATCGCAAACCGGACATATGTTTAAGTGGCATTAACCACGGCGCTAATCACTCCATTAATGTTATTTATAGCGGCACGATGAGTGCGGCAATGGAAGCAGCTATTGAAAGTATTCCGAGCATTGGTTTTTCTTTGCTGGATTATCGTTTTGAAGCTGATTTTACTGCATCAAGATTTTATATAAGAAAGATCGTGGAAAAAGTATTGTCTCAAAAAAATGAGAAGCACTTTTTATTGAATGTAAATATTCCATCTGTTCCGTTAAAAGAAATAAAAGGCGTTAAAGTTTGCAAACAGGCTTATGCCAAATATGAAGAGGATTTTACCGAACGATTGGACCCTCAGGGCAAAAAATATTATTGGCTTACGGGCGAATTCGTCAATTTTGACAAAGGAAAAGATACGGACGTATGGGCTTTACAAAACAGCTATATTAGTGTGGTACCTGTTCAATTCGATCTTACCAATTATACCTTAAAAAAACAACTGGAGAAAAACTGGAAAATAAAATGATTTTAAAAAAAGACAATTTAGTCCTCGGCATTGTAATAGGTTTACTAGCTCCTCTTTTAGGAATTCTTCTTTTTAAATATATAAAGTTTAAGATCTTTACTTTCAAAGAAGTTTTTCAATATATCTACTACGAGCCTGATCACAAAATGCTTACAGTGGCGTTAAGTTTATCTCTTTTATTGAATGCATTGTTTTTTACCATTTATATCAATACAAATAAGGATAAAACTGCCATTGGTATTTTTTCAAGCACTATGTTCTATGGATTGATCGTTTTGCTGATCAAGACATTTAATTAGCAGAACGCTGCATACTATTTTTGATTGAATAATCCGTACTTGATAATACAGTACAATGCTCTTATTCCATCTTTCCAATTGATCTTTTTTCCCTCGTCGTAAGTTCTTCCATAATAAGAAATGCCGACCTCATATATACGAATACCTTTTATACGGGCGATCTTCTGCGTTATTTCAGGTTCAAAACCAAAACGCTTTTCTTTTAATTCAAGGGGTTTGATTATTTCTGCACGAAACAATTTATAACAGGTTTCCATATCTGTAAGATTAAGATTGGAAAACATGTTGGAAAGAAAAGTGAGCATTTTATTTCCAATGGTATGCCAGAAGAACAAAATACGATGCGGCCTTCCTCCCATAAAACGACTTCCATAAACAACATCCGCAAATCCATCGATCACAGGCTGCAGCAATATATTGTACTCATGCGGGTTATATTCAAGGTCAGCATCCTGTATAATGATGAAATCGCCGGTGGCATTGGCAATGCCGGTATGTATGGCTGCGCCTTTACCCCTATTTACAGGATGTGCATAGTAAGAAATATTTAATTCGCTTTGTTGCTTGTATGACAGGATAGCCTGTTCCGATTGATCCGTTGAACAATCGTTCACTATTATAATTTCTTTTTCAATAGTATTCAGCAGTTGTACATCTCTTATTTTATTTAAAATAAGATGAATGGTTTTTGCCTCATTGTAAACAGGAATAATAATAGAAAGCTTGTTCATTTTATACTTCAGCAATCAAACAATAATATGATTGGTCACAAATATAGTTAAGGAATCACTTTTTTATAAAACTATATCTTTGCAACACACTAAATATGCTGTTTGTTCAATGAGCCTTATTTCTGCAATAACCAATTTTGACAAATGGCTTTTTGTTAAAATAAACAGCGCATGGCAAAATACTTTCTTTGATAGTGTAATGCCTTTTTTACGCCAGCCCCTGTTCTGGTTGCCATTGTATCTTTTCCTCATTTTATTTCTTTTAATAAACTTTAAGCAAAAAGGAAGCTGGGTTGTTTTATTCACGGTTCTCCTTGTTGCTATTTCTGATACGATTAGCAGTCACTTTTTAAAATCTTTTACCGGCAGGGTACGTCCATGCGGTGATGCGGACCCTGACCTTCATGTTCGTTTGCTTGCAGCTTATTGTGGAGGCAATGGCAGTTTTCCCTCTTCACATGCTACCAATCATTTTGGTATTGCCGTTTTTTTATTTTTTATACTTCGTCCGTATATAGGCAAATGGAGTTATTTGTTATTTTTTTGGGCAGCTATTATTTGCTATGCTCAAGTATATGTAGGAGTACATTATCCAATGGATGTAACAGGAGGCGCACTTTTAGGCAGTATAATTGGATGGCTAATGAGTAAATTATTTCATAAATATATAGGCACATTAAATGGATAAAAGAGTTGTAAGCTTGTTCGTATTATTAACAGCCGTTTATATCATTGGTTTTGGAATTGATATAATGGATATTGATGCAGCGCAATATGCATCTATAAGCCGTGAAATGATGGTTACAAAGAATTTCCTACAGGTGCATGATATGGGCAGAGATTATTTAGACAAACCTCCTTTTCTTTTTTGGATAAGCTCTTTAAGCATGAAGTTGTTTGGGGTAAATAATTTCTCCTATCGATTTCCATCCTTCTTATTTGCCTTGTTTTCTCTTTATTCCACCTTTCAATTTTGTAAACTCTTTTATAAAAAAGAAATCGCTGTTTTATCTGCCATTGTATTAGCCACCTGCCAGGCATTTTTCTTAATAAATCATGATGTACGTACGGATACCATTTTAATGAGCTGGGTTATTTTCAGCATATGGCAATTAGCGGCTTGGTACAAAAACAATAAACTCTACCATTTACTATTAGCAAGCATTGGTATCGCAGGCGGTTTGATCACGAAAGGGCCAATTGCAGTGATGGTTCCCGTATTTGCATTTGGTTCGCATTTTATTTTACAACGAAATTTTAAAGTGTTTTTTCGTTGGCAATATTTGCTAAGCATTTTAATCATTGCAGTTTTATTATTGCCGATGTGCATTGGATTATATCAACAGTTTGATCTGCATCCTGAAAAAATTGTAAATGATAAAACTGGTGTTTCGGGATTACGTTTCTTTTTTTGGACACAAAGCTTTGGTCGCATAACAGGTGAATCTATCTGGAATAATAACGTGAACATTTTTTTTCTTTTGCAAAATATGCTTTGGTCTTTTTTGCCATGGATACTGTTTTTTTTAATTGCAGTTGTTCTTGAAATAAAACAACTTTTTACACAACGTTTCAAATTATCTGCCAACCAGGAATGGATCACTACCGGAGGATTTTTACTTACTTATCTTTCATTGGGATTAAGCCATTACCAATTACCACATTATATTTTTGTAGTATTCCCTTTTGCTGCTATCATAACAGCAAAATTTTTATATCAACTGATTGCTGATAAGAAATATCCGGTTTTAGGAAAAGCATTACAAATAACTCATTCTATAATTTTTTTATTGCTTTGGATAGTATTGTTATACTTGCTGATCTATTGTTTTAGTGATACTCACTTATTTACAATACTATTGGCTGTTGCGGGTTTCATGGTTTTTATTTTCATACTGATCTATAAAAATCCTTCTGTTCCAAAGCTATTGCTGATATGCATTTATGCTATCCTGGGGATTAATTTTTTCATGAACAGTTCTGTTTATCCTTCTATACTTAAATATCAAATGGGTAGTAATGCAGGCAGGTTCATTCATGAACACAAAATACTCACTGATAAAGTTTTCTTATACCAAAATCCCGCCTGGTGGTCTGTTCATTATTATGCGCAGGATATTATAAAACATAAAGATGCTGTTAGCGAAATAAACTCCGGTGATTGGTTATTATTAAGCGATGATAAACTACCCGACTTAAATAATGCCGGAAAAAAGTATGAAATTGTATATACAGCAAATACGTTTCATGTTGCCATGTTGACGGGGCAATTTCTAAATCCTGTTACAAGAAATAATGTAACAAAGAAAGTTGTAATCGTAAGAATTATTTAGCTTTAGTTGGCAGCTCTAAACCAGCAGTTTAAAGTCCTGTTTCACCCGTACGTTCCAGTTGTTTTCTTTTTTTCTTGCTGTACTTTTTTTCGTAATCCAGAATTTCCTGTGGCTTTTGTTTGTCTTTAGGCTTTATTGGCTGTACAACCGTACTGTCATTAGCTGTAGAATCTGTTGCATTTGCTTTGGACATAGTTTGCTGCATCTGCTGCTTATAATCATTATAACTACCCGTTGACTTATTTGCTGCAGGTTTAGGCTGTTTGGTTGTCAACAAACCACGATCATAATGAATTGTTTTCGTAAGCGCTCCGGAAGTAGCGTCATAATATTTCCAATCTCCATCGGGTACGCTGTATTGCGTTGCTTTTTTAATATCATAACGTAATATTTCATCGCTGCCTGTTCCATACACAGGTATGGTATCGTAAGGCGATGCAGGATTATAAGAATGC
The Ferruginibacter albus DNA segment above includes these coding regions:
- the surE gene encoding 5'/3'-nucleotidase SurE; amino-acid sequence: MANDKKKPVILITNDDGITAPGIRNLVEAVKGLGKIVVVAPDKAQSGMGHAITIGQPLRMNKVELFDDIEAWQTSGTPVDCVKLAVDKILHRKPDICLSGINHGANHSINVIYSGTMSAAMEAAIESIPSIGFSLLDYRFEADFTASRFYIRKIVEKVLSQKNEKHFLLNVNIPSVPLKEIKGVKVCKQAYAKYEEDFTERLDPQGKKYYWLTGEFVNFDKGKDTDVWALQNSYISVVPVQFDLTNYTLKKQLEKNWKIK
- a CDS encoding glycosyltransferase family 2 protein, whose product is MNKLSIIIPVYNEAKTIHLILNKIRDVQLLNTIEKEIIIVNDCSTDQSEQAILSYKQQSELNISYYAHPVNRGKGAAIHTGIANATGDFIIIQDADLEYNPHEYNILLQPVIDGFADVVYGSRFMGGRPHRILFFWHTIGNKMLTFLSNMFSNLNLTDMETCYKLFRAEIIKPLELKEKRFGFEPEITQKIARIKGIRIYEVGISYYGRTYDEGKKINWKDGIRALYCIIKYGLFNQK
- a CDS encoding phosphatase PAP2 family protein: MSLISAITNFDKWLFVKINSAWQNTFFDSVMPFLRQPLFWLPLYLFLILFLLINFKQKGSWVVLFTVLLVAISDTISSHFLKSFTGRVRPCGDADPDLHVRLLAAYCGGNGSFPSSHATNHFGIAVFLFFILRPYIGKWSYLLFFWAAIICYAQVYVGVHYPMDVTGGALLGSIIGWLMSKLFHKYIGTLNG
- a CDS encoding ArnT family glycosyltransferase gives rise to the protein MDKRVVSLFVLLTAVYIIGFGIDIMDIDAAQYASISREMMVTKNFLQVHDMGRDYLDKPPFLFWISSLSMKLFGVNNFSYRFPSFLFALFSLYSTFQFCKLFYKKEIAVLSAIVLATCQAFFLINHDVRTDTILMSWVIFSIWQLAAWYKNNKLYHLLLASIGIAGGLITKGPIAVMVPVFAFGSHFILQRNFKVFFRWQYLLSILIIAVLLLPMCIGLYQQFDLHPEKIVNDKTGVSGLRFFFWTQSFGRITGESIWNNNVNIFFLLQNMLWSFLPWILFFLIAVVLEIKQLFTQRFKLSANQEWITTGGFLLTYLSLGLSHYQLPHYIFVVFPFAAIITAKFLYQLIADKKYPVLGKALQITHSIIFLLLWIVLLYLLIYCFSDTHLFTILLAVAGFMVFIFILIYKNPSVPKLLLICIYAILGINFFMNSSVYPSILKYQMGSNAGRFIHEHKILTDKVFLYQNPAWWSVHYYAQDIIKHKDAVSEINSGDWLLLSDDKLPDLNNAGKKYEIVYTANTFHVAMLTGQFLNPVTRNNVTKKVVIVRII
- a CDS encoding toxin-antitoxin system YwqK family antitoxin, which translates into the protein MKRFAFLSILLFSFLIKGFSQYKSFKINADGDTFNIVDSKGLKQGKWVNTVGEIRGEPGYDEEGIYKDDKREGVWKRFTAEGDIVGIENYRFGGKDGVQKYFTFLGQLEREEQWHSYNPASPYDTIPVYGTGSDEILRYDIKKATQYSVPDGDWKYYDATSGALTKTIHYDRGLLTTKQPKPAANKSTGSYNDYKQQMQQTMSKANATDSTANDSTVVQPIKPKDKQKPQEILDYEKKYSKKKRKQLERTGETGL